The Macrobrachium nipponense isolate FS-2020 chromosome 1, ASM1510439v2, whole genome shotgun sequence genome includes a window with the following:
- the LOC135218770 gene encoding zinc finger BED domain-containing protein 5-like, with the protein MAIKREHAWNELQEVVAIFLDSQQKADFHGNFQSEGFQITLSYLVDIFEALNAVNLKLQGKSINIITHHDTIRAFMAKLDLWKCRVQQGNAASFRNLDSALADSNLDSDLKQQIITHLSDLKAEFIRYFPDIDDKREAWKFIRNPFQCEVADVADEVQEEFLELKLNSTAKEDFKDMDLETFWVKYLPVYPLISHQALRILTMFGSTYLCETAFSTLVAIKTKYRNHLNIEGDLRCAFSSIRPCIQDLVAKKQCQISH; encoded by the coding sequence ATGGCTATCAAAAGGGAACATGCTTGGAATGAGCTACAAGAAGTAGTAGCAATATTTTTAGATTCACAGCAGAAGGCAGACTTTCATGGCAATTTCCAATCTGAAGGCTTTCAGATAACTCTATCTTACCTGGTGGACATTTTTGAAGCATTGAATGCTGTGAACCTTAAACTACAAGGGAAAAGCATCAACATCATCACGCACCATGACACCATTCGAGCCTTCATGGCCAAACTCGACCTTTGGAAATGTCGGGTTCAGCAGGGAAATGCAGCCAGTTTTAGGAACTTGGATTCTGCTCTCGCTGACAGTAACCTTGACTCTGACTTAAAGCAACAAATAATCACTCATCTAAGTGACTTGAAAGCAGAATTCATCAGATACTTCCCAGATATAGATGACAAGCGTGAAGCCTGGAAATTCATAAGGAACCCATTTCAATGTGAAGTAGCTGATGTTGCTGATGAGGTCCAAGAAGAGTTCCTAGAATTGAAGCTCAACTCTACAGCTAAAGAAGACTTCAAAGATATGGATTTGGAGACTTTCTGGGTCAAATACCTTCCTGTTTACCCTCTGATCTCACATCAGGCTCTTCGGATTCTAACAATGTTTGGATCCACATATCTATGTGAAACTGCATTTTCCACGCTCGTTGCTATCAAAACCAAGTACAGAAACCACCTGAACATTGAGGGGGACCTACGTTGTGCATTCTCAAGCATTCGACCATGTATTCAAGATCTGGTAGCTAAGAAGCAGTGTCAAATATCTCACTAA